In Phoenix dactylifera cultivar Barhee BC4 chromosome 11, palm_55x_up_171113_PBpolish2nd_filt_p, whole genome shotgun sequence, the following are encoded in one genomic region:
- the LOC103709022 gene encoding uncharacterized protein LOC103709022, translated as MFSSKCAHDDSKVPTPNSPPHQNLYKLPSSSPMHQSLLAKDQLMEEFQEDDVLWSDGEHQDDDDTVLEKQPSTRQQARRKESAPVDIPPKARVGASRSWAPRCSFHDSDNNSMDGDYDDDDDDFGNNSSDERIPPHIIVARRTSDKMAFSVCVGKGRTLKGRDLYRVRNAILRMTGFLER; from the coding sequence ATGTTTAGCTCGAAGTGTGCTCACGACGACTCCAAGGTGCCGACTCCCAACTCCCCGCCCCACCAGAACCTCTATAAACTCCCCTCCTCGTCCCCCATGCACCAAAGCCTCTTAGCCAAAGACCAATTAATGGAAGAGTTCCAGGAGGATGATGTTTTGTGGTCCGACGGCGAGCACCAGGACGACGACGACACGGTCTTGGAGAAGCAACCATCCACCCGGCAGCAAGCTCGACGGAAGGAGTCGGCTCCGGTCGACATCCCCCCCAAGGCCAGAGTTGGTGCAAGTCGTTCGTGGGCGCCGCGGTGCAGCTTCCACGATTCTGACAACAATAGCATGGATGGAgattatgatgatgatgatgatgatttcgGCAACAACAGCAGCGATGAGAGGATTCCACCTCACATCATCGTGGCCCGAAGAACATCGGACAAGATGGCGTTCTCGGTGTGCGTCGGCAAAGGCAGGACGCTCAAGGGACGGGATCTTTACCGAGTCAGGAACGCCATTCTCCGGATGACCGGGTTCCTCGAGAGATAA
- the LOC120112300 gene encoding uncharacterized protein LOC120112300, with product MEELYEADVMWPDNYDRPMGASNGYTSPKRTRERASSAAPVEIPRARRRQAGESLGEEEGPAELIPPHVLVSRSRTVGKVAFSVCSGQGRTLKGRDLSHVRDSVLRMTGFLEG from the coding sequence ATGGAAGAGCTTTACGAGGCGGACGTGATGTGGCCGGACAACTACGACCGTCCGATGGGTGCATCCAACGGCTATACGTCGCCCAAGAGGACGAGGGAGAGGGCGTCGTCCGCGGCGCCGGTGGAGATACCGAGGGCGCGGCGGAGGCAGGCGGGGGAGAGcttgggggaggaggagggacctgCGGAGCTGATCCCACCGCACGTTCTGGTGTCCCGCAGCAGGACGGTGGGCAAGGTGGCGTTCTCGGTGTGCTCAGGGCAGGGGCGGACGCTCAAGGGCCGGGATTTGAGCCACGTCCGCGACTCCGTCCTCCGGATGACCGGCTTCCTCGAGGGATAG